The following are encoded in a window of Colius striatus isolate bColStr4 chromosome 25, bColStr4.1.hap1, whole genome shotgun sequence genomic DNA:
- the OCLN gene encoding occludin translates to MFSKKSYDGPSMSYGPATAYGSPTADYGYGYGARSPPPGSYYMEDVPQHFYKWTSPPGVVRILEVIIILLCIAIFACVASTLAWEYGYGYGGLYGSGLGGYYGSGYYGSALGYGYGGYYSGVTNPRAANGFMMAMAVLCFLALLGLFVASVSKSSGSRSRHFYLAVIVVCAILAFLMLIASIVYVMGVNPQAQMSGSYYYNPLLTMCSQIYSGTTYTNQYLYHYCTVDPQEAVAIFCGFLIVILLCLTCFFAYKTRSKIWKYGKQNIYWDRVPVAQEGPNVEEWVKNVADGTSVQDETATLAYSEKPTSPITAPPYSPPAYSYTPQNGYYPSGTYSSQGDQPDRVVSPSPAEKPPREQQPPRPSARRGRRRRRNPELDESQYETDYTTAVESGDELDHEHWDSLYPPITSDGTRQRYKQEFDTDLRRYKQLCAEMDGVNDRLNQLSKQLDSISEDSPQYQDVAEEYNRLKDLKRSPDYQTKKLETKTLRNKLFHIKRMVSDYDKVRG, encoded by the exons ATGTTCAGCAAGAAGTCCTACGATGGCCCTTCCATGAGCTACGGCCCCGCCACGGCCTACGGCTCGCCCACGGCTGATTATGGCTACGGCTACGGCGCCCGCTCGCCCCCGCCGGGCTCCTACTACATGGAGGACGTGCCACAGCACTTCTACAAGTGGACCTCGCCTCCTGGCGTGGTGAGGATCCTGGAGGTcatcatcatcctgctctgcatCGCCATCTTTGCCTGCGTGGCCTCCACCTTGGCCTGGGAGTACGGTTACGGCTACGGGGGGCTTTACGGCAGCGGCCTGGGGGGTTACTACGGCTCCGGCTACTACGGCAGCGCCTTGGGTTACGGTTACGGGGGTTACTACAGCGGGGTCACCAACCCACGGGCTGCCAACGGCTTCATGATGGCCATGGCTGTGCTCTGcttcctggcactgctggggctcttCGTTGCCAGTGTCAGCAAGTCGAGCGGCTCCCGCTCGCGCCACTTCTACCTGGCGGTGATCGTGGTCTGCGCCATCCTGGCCTTCCTCATGCTCATCGCCTCCATCGTCTACGTCATGGGAGTCAACCCCCAGGCACAGATGAGTGGCAGCTACTACTACAACCCCTTGCTGACCATGTGCAGCCAGATCTACAGTGGCACCACCTACACCAACCAGTACCTCTACCACTATTGCACCGTGGACCCCCAGGAG GCTGTGGCCATCTTCTGTGGGTTCCTCATCGTCATCCTGCTCTGCCTCACCTGCTTCTTCGCTTACAAGACACGGAGCAAGATCTGGAAGTATGGCAAACAAAACATCTACTGGGACAGAGTGCCAGTGGCCCAGGAGGGTCCCAATGTGGAGGAGTGG GTGAAGAATGTGGCAGATGGAACCAGTGTTCAGGATGAGACAGCCACACTGGCTTACTCAGAGAAGCCAACAAGCCCCATCACTgcccccccttacagcccccCAGCCTACAGCTACACCCCCCAGAACGGTTACTACCCCTCCGGGACCTACAGCAGCCAGGG GGACCAGCCAGACCGAGTGGTGagtcccagcccagcagagAAGCcccccagggagcagcagccccccagACCCTCAGctcgccgcggccgccgccgccgccgcaacCCCGAGCTGGACGAGTCCCAGTATGAGACCGACTACACCACGGCTGTGGAGTCTGGTGATGAGCTGGACCACGAGCACTGGGACAG CCTCTACCCCCCCATCACCTCGGATGGCACCCGCCAGAGGTACAAGCAGGAGTTTGACACGGACCTGAGGCGTTacaagcagctctgtgctgagatGGATGGTGTCAATGACCGCCTCAACCAGCTCAGCAAGCAGCTTGACAGCATCTCTGAGGACAGCCCCCAGTACCAG GATGTGGCAGAGGAGTACAACAGGCTGAAGGACCTGAAGCGG agcCCTGACTACCAGACAAAGAAGCTGGAGACCAAAACCCTGCGCAACAAACTCTTCCACATCAAGAGGATGGTGAGCGACTATGACAAGGTGAGGGGGTAG
- the NR2F6 gene encoding nuclear receptor subfamily 2 group F member 6: MAMVAGGWGEPNGGGGGGGEEAASPAGGGSDAEHGEEERAGAAVDCVVCGDKSSGKHYGVFTCEGCKSFFKRSIRRNLSYTCRSNRDCQIDQHHRNQCQYCRLKKCFRVGMRKEAVQRGRIPPTHSSTSPNTMPSSEYFNGQPVSELISQLLRAEPYPAARYGSQYAQQGSVMGIDNICELAARLLFSTVEWARNIPFFPELPVSDQVALLRLSWSELFVLNAAQSALPLHMAPLLAAAGFHASPMSADRVVSFMDQIRIFQDQVEKLNRLQVDSAEYSCLKAIALFTPDACGLSDPAHVESLQEKAQVALTEYVRSQYPSQPQRFGRLLLRLPALRAVPAALISQLFFMRLVGKTPIETLIRDMLLSGSTFNWPYGTGQ; the protein is encoded by the exons ATGGCCATGGTGGCCGGCGGCTGGGGCGAGCCcaacggcggcggcggcggcggcggggaggagGCGGCGTCCCcggcgggcggcggcagcgACGCGGAGCACGGCGAGGAGGAacgggccggggcggccgtgGACTGCGTGGTGTGCGGGGACAAGTCCAGCGGCAAACACTACGGGGTGTTCACCTGCGAAGGCTGCAAGAGCTTCTTCAAGCGCAGCATCCGCAGGAACCTCAGCTACACCTGCAG gTCCAACCGCGACTGCCAGATCGACCAGCACCACCGCAACCAATGCCAGTACTGCCGCCTCAAGAAGTGTTTCCGTGTGGGGATGAGGAAGGAAG CTGTGCAGAGGGGCCGAATCCCTCCTACCCactccagcaccagccccaaCACCATGCCCAGCAGCGAGTACTTCAACGGGCAGCCCGTGTCAGAGCTGATCTCGCAGCTGCTGCGTGCTGAGCCCTACCCCGCCGCCCGCTACGGCTCGCAGTACGCGCAGCAGGGCAGCGTCATGGGCATCGACAACATCTGCGAGCTGGCCGCCCGCCTCCTCTTCAGCACCGTGGAATGGGCCAGGaacatccctttcttccctgAGCTGCCAGTTTCTGACCAGGTGgctctgctgaggctcagctggagcgAGCTCTTCGTCCTCAACGCGGCTCAGTCGGCGCTGCCGCTGCACATGGCGCCGCTGCTGGCTGCCGCCGGTTTCCACGCCTCGCCCATGTCGGCCGACCGTGTCGTCTCCTTCATGGACCAGATCCGAATCTTTCAGGATCAGGTGGAGAAGCTCAACAGGCTCCAGGTGGATTCAGCTGAGTACAGCTGCCTCAAAGCCATCGCGCTCTTCACGCCGG ATGCCTGTGGCTTGTCTGACCCAGCCCACGTGGAGAGCTTGCAGGAGAAGGCTCAGGTGGCGCTGACCGAGTACGTGCGCTCGCAGTACCCGTCGCAGCCCCAGCGCTTCGGGCGGCTGCTGCTGCGGCTGCCGGCTCTGCGCGCCGTGCCCGCTGCCCTCATCTCACAGCTCTTCTTCATGAGGCTGGTGGGGAAAACCCCCATTGAAACACTAATCAGGGACATGCTGCTGTCTGGGAGCACCTTCAACTGGCCCTATGGGACGGGGCAGTAA